From a region of the Primulina eburnea isolate SZY01 chromosome 7, ASM2296580v1, whole genome shotgun sequence genome:
- the LOC140837221 gene encoding protein NRT1/ PTR FAMILY 3.1-like gives MLRTPQESTHIVMGIMKQRCLSVENKRGGMITMPFIFANEIGEKLAVVGFTTNMISYLTSQLHLPITKAANTVTNFGGTAAMTPLLGAFTADAFAGRFWTITIASIIYQIGMTLLTISSIVPNLRPPPCKNGESCKEADSSQLAILYISLLLTAIGSGGIRPCVISFGADQFDENDPKQKKVTWKFFNWYYFFMGTSILVSNTVIVYVQDNVGWGWGLGIPSIAMAFSIITFVIGYPLYRNLDPAGSPFTRLVQVVVAAYRKRKVAWVSDDSLLYENEEIDAGISLGGKLVHTQSMKFLDKGSIVTQEDDPKAPNPWKLSTVHRVEELKTVIRMTPIWAAGILLITGAAQQNTFALQQAKSMNRHLTKNFQIPAASMSVFTQLTMLLTIVFYDRIFVRVARRFTGLERGISYLTRMGIGFSASLLATFTAGFIEIRRKNAASANGLIDKPHEMIPISVFWLMPQYCLHGVAEAFSSIGHLEFFYDQAPESMRSTSMALFWLSISAGSYTSTLLVTIVHKYSAGKNGSNWLPDDNLNRGKLEYFYWLVAFLQFLNLIYYVFCTKIYTYKPIRARVIEENRLQEDTIELTSHV, from the exons ATGCTTAGAACTCCACAAGAATCTACACATATTGTAATGGGAATCATGAAGCAGCGTTGCCTAAGCGTGGAGAACAAACGAGGTGGCATGATCACCATGCCCTTCATCTTTG CAAATGAAATAGGTGAGAAATTGGCAGTGGTTGGATTTACTACAAACATGATCAGCTACTTGACAAGCCAATTACATTTGCCGATCACCAAGGCGGCGAATACGGTCACCAACTTTGGCGGAACCGCCGCCATGACGCCGCTGCTCGGCGCATTCACGGCCGACGCATTCGCTGGAAGGTTTTGGACCATTACAATTGCTTCAATCATATACCAAATA GGGATGACCCTTTTGACAATATCCTCAATCGTACCAAATTTAAGGCCTCCACCATGCAAAAACGGGGAATCCTGCAAGGAGGCCGATTCGAGCCAACTTGCCATCTTATACATCTCATTATTGCTAACGGCGATAGGCTCCGGTGGGATCCGCCCGTGCGTGATCTCGTTCGGCGCGGACCAATTCGACGAAAACGACCCGAAACAAAAGAAAGTGACATGGAAGTTCTTCAATTGGTACTATTTTTTCATGGGAACATCAATCTTGGTGTCAAACACAGTGATAGTTTATGTTCAAGATAATGTTGGATGGGGTTGGGGACTCGGTATTCCTAGTATTGCTATGGCGTTTTCGATCATAACTTTTGTAATCGGGTACCCTTTGTATCGGAACTTGGATCCGGCCGGCAGCCCGTTCACGCGGCTGGTGCAGGTGGTGGTCGCGGCGTACCGGAAGAGGAAGGTGGCCTGGGTTTCTGATGATAGCTTGCTGTATGAAAATGAGGAGATTGATGCTGGGATTTCTCTTGGTGGGAAACTTGTTCATACTCAAAGCATGAA ATTCTTGGACAAGGGCAGCATCGTAACACAAGAAGACGACCCCAAAGCCCCCAACCCCTGGAAACTCAGCACTGTCCATCGAGTCGAAGAACTCAAAACCGTAATCCGAATGACACCCATTTGGGCCGCCGGAATCCTCCTCATCACCGGCGCCGCCCAGCAGAACACGTTCGCCCTCCAACAGGCCAAATCCATGAACCGCCACCTCACCAAAAACTTCCAAATCCCGGCCGCTTCTATGTCCGTCTTCACTCAGTTAACCATGCTCCTAACCATAGTATTCTACGATCGAATCTTCGTCCGCGTCGCCCGCAGGTTCACTGGCCTGGAACGCGGCATCTCTTATCTAACCCGCATGGGAATAGGCTTCAGTGCCTCGCTACTCGCGACGTTCACCGCCGGATTCATCGAAATCCGTCGTAAAAACGCGGCCTCGGCGAATGGGTTGATCGACAAGCCTCATGAGATGATTCCGATATCGGTTTTCTGGCTGATGCCACAGTACTGTCTGCATGGAGTAGCGGAGGCTTTTAGTTCAATCGGGCACCTCGAGTTCTTCTACGACCAGGCGCCGGAGAGCATGCGGAGCACTTCCATGGCTCTGTTCTGGCTTTCGATATCGGCGGGGAGTTATACGAGTACCCTTTTGGTTACTATTGTACACAAGTACAGCGCGGGGAAGAATGGGTCGAATTGGTTGCCGGATGACAATTTGAATAGAGGGAAACTCGAGTATTTCTACTGGTTAGTGGCGTTTCTGCAGTTCTTGAACTTGATTTATTACGTTTTTTGCACTAAAATTTATACGTACAAGCCAATTCGGGCTCGTGTAATAGAAGAAAATCGGCTGCAAGAAGATACGATAGAGCTAACAAGCCATGTTTAA